One genomic window of Citrobacter sp. Marseille-Q6884 includes the following:
- the lolD gene encoding lipoprotein-releasing ABC transporter ATP-binding protein LolD — translation MNKILLQCDNLCKRYQEGTVQTDVLHNVSFSVGEGEMMAIVGSSGSGKSTLLHLLGGLDTPTSGDVIFSGQPMSKLSSAAKAELRNQKLGFIYQFHHLLPDFTALENVAMPLLIGKKKPAEITERAREMLKAVGLDHRASHRPSELSGGERQRVAIARALVNNPRLVLADEPTGNLDARNADSIFELLGELNRSQGTAFLVVTHDLQLAKRMSRQLEMRDGRLTAELSLMGAE, via the coding sequence GACAACCTGTGCAAACGCTATCAGGAAGGCACTGTGCAAACTGATGTACTGCACAATGTCAGCTTTAGCGTCGGCGAGGGCGAAATGATGGCGATTGTCGGCAGCTCCGGCTCCGGCAAGAGTACGCTGCTGCATCTGCTGGGCGGACTGGATACGCCGACATCGGGCGATGTCATTTTTAGCGGACAGCCCATGAGCAAACTTTCGTCTGCGGCAAAAGCGGAACTGCGTAATCAGAAGCTCGGGTTTATCTACCAGTTCCACCATTTGCTGCCGGATTTCACCGCACTGGAAAACGTGGCGATGCCGTTGCTGATCGGTAAGAAGAAACCGGCAGAAATTACCGAGCGTGCCCGCGAGATGCTGAAGGCGGTGGGGCTGGATCATCGTGCCAGCCATCGCCCGTCTGAGCTTTCAGGCGGTGAGCGCCAGCGTGTAGCTATCGCACGCGCGCTGGTCAATAACCCGCGTCTGGTGTTGGCGGATGAACCAACCGGTAACCTGGATGCGCGCAACGCTGACAGCATTTTCGAACTTCTGGGTGAACTGAATCGTTCTCAGGGCACGGCATTTCTGGTCGTGACACACGATCTGCAACTGGCGAAGCGCATGAGTCGCCAGCTTGAAATGCGCGACGGTCGCCTGACGGCCGAACTGAGCCTGATGGGAGCAGAGTAA